The following is a genomic window from Episyrphus balteatus chromosome 1, idEpiBalt1.1, whole genome shotgun sequence.
ttatttttatatgacaagttatattttttttttgattttttttttttgatttttgtttaaaatttttacctttttttttttattttcaaaaatttgaattttactcTATTCTTCtttaaactcaaaaataaagttttcaaataaaaaaagtatataaatttattttatttttttttttctttatgacgAAAAACATTTAACACAGAAACTTTCCTTCcgccatataaccccaatatgAATTGAAGGCCAATTGGACCTCAAGGTGAATATCCCCCTGtactttttgaaatacaaaaactcACTCTGGATTTTGGACCTTTGTGtccttttaattcaaattttcgaaactCTACCCCTGCCTAAATTGAGCTCAGTTTaggagtacaaaaaaaatttttggttgcgTCTTCTATGACGTCCTTTCCCGAAGGCACCGAGGGTTGGGTTCTCTAACTTTAGCGGGTATCAACTTTCCCTCTTAAAGGATTTCGTATTTGCTtttatcccttttttttttttttgaagtttaaatttttcaaaagaattacagaaaattgaaaaaaaattgaattattgaaaaaaaactattttttcttgttttacaaTCATTAATTTCTTAAACGAAAAtatcacccaaaaaaaaatttttatgattttaatttttctctatctttcatttttttctgttataaatatttcttttttttgtaatgatttctgtttaattttgtttcggttttaattttGCGGATTCTTCGTGGAAGTGCCTTTTGCACGCATCTGGGATTCTTATATATATGTCttcaagatttatttttgcaatttaggTTGGAGTTTTCCTTTCTTCATAATTCGccgaaaaagttttttgaataaaatgcttGGAGTGAAAGACGATTTGAAAGAATTCTCAGGtgcattcaataaattttacttgAGGAATGTTAAATAATATTGGCGGCCACGACCGTTTGACTTTGTCGGTGACCGCCAAATCTCGAGACCCTTTCACCGTTAAAGCCTAAACGCGTTGGAACGTTAGATAACTGTATTTAAGATTATCATAATGTACCACTTACCGAtttgggatttttttatttttcttacttaagcttttcaataaaaaaaacttccttcGCTCGCCAGAGGATCAGTATCCGGTTTtggttctttttaatttttgaattaaaattcaattcgaATTATTGCCGGATatacaatatacaaaaaaaaacgcactgccttacaaaaaaaaggtcTTGGTTTGGCTGAActaactttaactttttatcACTTTGGTAGCTGGTACTAGCCACCGACGATATGAATCCACTTTTACAAACTACTTGTACTGGTGGATAACTACGCTATAGCCACccagtgtttcttttttttctatcgttCCAGATTTTCTCCCACCATTTATCTCTGACTCTATATTTCAGGTTGCAAATGGTGTGATTCCTCACACACCATCATCTGTGATTCATGTACCTATCAGGTATATAGCCCTAGTAGGTGTCTTCCCTATGTCATAATCATTTCCAATCATGTGCCTAACTGATATACAGTCATAGTAGTTGCTTTTCCTATACCACAAGGTGAATATAGTAGTGATAGCATGGACACAAACCCATAACCCAAAAAGATTTCTTCCAATTTCTACTTGTTATAGAAGATTTTGAGAAACAACAATTCATCGGTTTCCTTTTGCCTTTCATATCCGGCTACATTTCCGGAATGAAATATAATTATATCTCATGaatcttttctttttctacagATCTACTCCCGACTCTACCTTACCAAATGGACTCATCTCtataatctactactttttttcttttctagattTTGTTACTTCCCCTCTTAACGAGGCGGCCATCATTGTTTTGACGAAACTCTCTCCTACAAAAATGGAGTCAAACGTCAACATCACGAAGAAGGAGGACGTCTGCTTGGAAggtaaataattttcatttttatttttattattattttttttttttaaatatgtttacTTATAGTCATCGTGACAAGCCTAAACACTTCTTTCAACAAATCAGCCTCCAACAACGACAGTGCAAATTCTATACGCATCGCCAGTGCTGATACATCACTAAATGCATCCCTCCCACCAAGTCCATGGGAGTCGCGACGCATTCGTGCCGATTTAATCGAAGCCAAGGCTagaattgttaaatttaaacaagaAATCGAACGTCAACACGAAATCGTCAAGAAAGGGAGTCAATGTATGATAGTAAAGTTCGTGAACTCACTAAACAATGTGATTTCTCATCCAACAAACTGCTAGACATGGAAAAGCACATGACTGTGATGCGTAAGAGAGAACAACGTTCCAAATCCGAATTTACTGCTGCCAAGAGCGAACTCAATGAACAAGAGTTAGCTTACGAAGAAACGATTCATGAGCTTCAGCGAACTAATGCGGAAATTGAAGAGAATGCGAGACTCATGCAACACGACTTGACCAATGAATTGAGTGACTATCGACGACACTCAGACAATGATACAGCTTTCCCTTATTTCTCAActctatcaaaattttgaatggaaGTTCAAAATTCAAGTCAAGGTAACAAAAGTAGCCGCGAATTTCTTGGATATaattaatttgtaaatattgacataaatgtttaaaacaaagttttttgttttttcttaaaggatggAATTAACATAATATATTGTTAATTTTAGAGAAGAGGCTGAATtgcaaatgttttcttttaaaaacattattattgttAATTTGTTCTACAGTa
Proteins encoded in this region:
- the LOC129906614 gene encoding uncharacterized protein LOC129906614, with translation MESNVNITKKEDVCLEVIVTSLNTSFNKSASNNDSANSIRIASADTSLNASLPPSPWESRRIRADLIEAKARIVKFKQEIERQHEIVKKGSQCMIVKFVNSLNNVISHPTNC